From the genome of Brachyhypopomus gauderio isolate BG-103 chromosome 20, BGAUD_0.2, whole genome shotgun sequence, one region includes:
- the LOC143484440 gene encoding B-cell receptor CD22 isoform X3, translating into MTSLRITHLLLIFLHMITGASGGGWSVKYNQTEICAPQGSTVSFNGTYTYPAGLEVKEEFWVIDLAKPAICNCTKDSGRVQCSVDKQQHFSLTLSNITKEDEHEYHFRIKTNVEKEKWLGGAVKINVTELHVKTPREVTEGETADLACTTTCSLTDSPTFIWYKNGRPLSSNTNPLHLQSVSSEDAGSYRCAVRGYEHLPSLHQTLTVTYPPKNVSVSNSPSGEIMEDSSVTLTCSSDANPPVQNYTWFKEGETSPVGSGQSYSITNIIAEHTGLYYCVAQNEHGALNGTVTITVKSLFYILPIAVGTGLCGVVLSVMIVLLLKRESLRRCRNQKRNTDEPDHEYVGFDPHPKDHTSTSSCPVYENVETMRKHHYENRH; encoded by the exons ATGACGTCACTAAGAATTACCCATCTTCTTCTGATCTTTCTGCACATGATTACAG GGGCTTCTGGAGGAGGATGGAGTGTGAAATACAACCAAACTGAAATATGTGCTCCACAGGGGTCCACAGTGTCTTTCAATGGCACTTACACATACCCAGCAGGCCTTGAAGTGAAAGAGGAGTTTTGGGTCATAGACCTAGCGAAGCCTGCAATATGTAACTGCACTAAGGACTCGGGCAGGGTCCAGTGTTCAGTAGATAAACAGCAGCACTTCTCCCTCACTCTGAGCAATATAACGAAGGAGGATGAACATGAATACCACTTCAGAATCAAAACAAATGTGGAGAAAGAAAAATGGCTGGGAGGTGCTGTGAAGATCAATGTCACTG AGCTCCATGTGAAGACTCCTCGTGAAGTgacggagggagagacagcagatCTGGCATGTACAACCACCTGCAGTCTGACTGACAGTCCAACATTCATCTGGTACAAAAATGGACGTCCTTTATCCTCAAATACAAACCCACTCCACCTGCAGTCAGTCAGCAGTGAGGACGCAGGCAGTTATAGGTGTGCTGTAAGAGGATATGAACATCTCCCCTCTCTACATCAAACTCTCACTGTCACAT ATCCTCCAAAGAATGTATCAGTGTCCAACAGTCCCTCTGGTGAAATAATGGAGGACAGTTCAGTGACTCTGACCTGCAGCAGTGATGCCAACCCACCTGTGCAGAACTACACCTGGTTTAAAGAAGGAGAAACCTCACCTGTAGGATCTGGACAGAGTTACAGCATCACTAACATCATTGCTGAACACACTGGACTGTACTACTGTGTAGCTCAGAATGAACATGGAGCTCTCAATGGAACTGTGACCATCACTGTTAAGA GTCTCTTCTACATTTTGCCTATTGCTGTTGgaactgggctctgtggagttGTCCTTTCTGTCATGATAGTTTTATTGTTGAAGAGAGAAAGTTTAAGAAG ATGCAGGAATCAAAAGAGAAACACAGATGAACCTGATCATGAG TATGTTGGCTTCGACCCCCATCCTAAAGACCACACTTCCACGTCCAGCTGCCCTGTCTATGAGAATGTTGAA ACCATGAGGAAACACCATTATGAGAATCGTCACTGA
- the LOC143484440 gene encoding uncharacterized protein LOC143484440 isoform X1, with product MLRTLLLCFAVAGLQARPLQNDALRLQNGGWILNSPQLVQDQYLDKPVWEVVRATENEATVQDKTSWTSAPVEERRQGTEPSRRFLMDLNTGMLKEHISEMNRRVSGFYNYPSNYEFRQGTQNSHAILVDTKTGQMLPQSSQMQRNPGPSAESRRGMENSPVSQIDLRSTDDVATDITHEAVPPELRRQGTEPSRRFLMDLNTGMLKEHISEMDRRVSGFYNYPSNYEFRQGTQNSHAILVDTKTGQMLPQSSQMQRNPGPSAESRRGVENSPVSQIDLRSTDDVATDITHEAVPPELRRQGTEPSRRFLMDVNTGMLKEHISEMDRRVSGFYNYPSNHAFRQGTQNSQATLVDIRTGQLHEPISEMQRSAALVSEDRQGSVHSQGSPEELQKHAVESTEVFISSVIEGPSHLKEFRHGEGVATCQGLIVDGKCYHLNRSS from the exons ATGCTAAGGACACTGCTTCTGTGTTTTGCTGTGGCTG gtcttcAAGCCAGACCTTTGCAAAATGATGCTCTTCGTTTACAAAATGGTGGATGGATTCTCAATTCCCCACAGCTGGTCCAAGATCAATACCTGG ATAAACCAGTTTGGGAGGTTGTTCGTGCTACTGAAAATGAAGCAACGGTTCAGGACAAAACGAGCTGGACGTCTGCTCCTGTTGAAGAACGCAGACAGGGCACAGAACCTTCTAGACGTTTCCTCATGGACCTCAACACCGGCATGCTGAAGGAACACATCAGTGAGATGAACAGAAGAGTCTCGGGCT TCTACAACTACCCATCCAACTATGAGTTCAGGCAGGGCACCCAGAACTCTCATGCCATTCTGGTGGACACCAAGACTGGGCAGATGTTGCCCCAGAGTTCACAGATGCAGAGGAAcccaggaccat CGGCTGAGTCCAGGCGAGGCATGGAGAACAGTCCAGTCTCACAGATTGACTTGAGGAGCACTGATGACGTTGCTACAGACATAACTCACGAAGCAGTTCCCCCTGAGCTCCGGAGACAGGGCACAGAACCTTCTAGACGTTTCCTCATGGATCTCAACACCGGCATGCTGAAGGAACACATCAGTGAGATGGACAGGAGAGTCTCGGGCT TCTACAACTACCCATCCAACTATGAGTTCAGGCAGGGCACCCAGAACTCTCACGCCATTCTGGTGGACACCAAGACTGGGCAGATGTTGCCCCAGAGTTCACAGATGCAGAGGAAcccaggaccat CGGCTGAGTCCAGGCGAGGCGTGGAGAACAGTCCAGTCTCACAGATTGACTTGAGGAGCACTGATGACGTTGCTACAGACATAACTCACGAAGCAGTTCCCCCTGAGCTCCGCAGACAGGGCACAGAACCTTCCAGACGTTTCCTCATGGACGTCAACACCGGCATGCTGAAGGAACACATCAGTGAGATGGACAGAAGAGTCTCGGGCT TCTACAACTACCCATCCAACCACGCGTTCCGGCAGGGCACCCAGAACTCTCAGGCCACTCTGGTGGACATCAGGACCGGGCAGCTGCATGAACCGATCTCCGAGATGCAGAGGAGTGCGGCGCTAG TGTCTGAGGACAGACAAGGTAGCGTCCATTCACAAGGCAGTCCAGAGGAGCTGCAGAAGCACGCTGTTGAGAGCACCGAGG TGTTTATTTCATCAGTCATAGAGGGACCCTCTCATCTAAAGGAGTTCAGACACG GTGAGGGAGTTGCAACCTGTCAAGGGCTGATTGTTGACGGCAAGTGTTATCACCTCAACCGAAGTTCATAG
- the LOC143484440 gene encoding B-cell receptor CD22 isoform X2, whose amino-acid sequence MTSLRITHLLLIFLHMITGASGGGWSVKYNQTEICAPQGSTVSFNGTYTYPAGLEVKEEFWVIDLAKPAICNCTKDSGRVQCSVDKQQHFSLTLSNITKEDEHEYHFRIKTNVEKEKWLGGAVKINVTELHVKTPREVTEGETADLACTTTCSLTDSPTFIWYKNGRPLSSNTNPLHLQSVSSEDAGSYRCAVRGYEHLPSLHQTLTVTYPPKNVSVSNSPSGEIMEDSSVTLTCSSDANPPVQNYTWFKEGETSPVGSGQSYSITNIIAEHTGLYYCVAQNEHGALNGTVTITVKTGLFYILPIAVGTGLCGVVLSVMIVLLLKRESLRRCRNQKRNTDEPDHEYVGFDPHPKDHTSTSSCPVYENVETMRKHHYENRH is encoded by the exons ATGACGTCACTAAGAATTACCCATCTTCTTCTGATCTTTCTGCACATGATTACAG GGGCTTCTGGAGGAGGATGGAGTGTGAAATACAACCAAACTGAAATATGTGCTCCACAGGGGTCCACAGTGTCTTTCAATGGCACTTACACATACCCAGCAGGCCTTGAAGTGAAAGAGGAGTTTTGGGTCATAGACCTAGCGAAGCCTGCAATATGTAACTGCACTAAGGACTCGGGCAGGGTCCAGTGTTCAGTAGATAAACAGCAGCACTTCTCCCTCACTCTGAGCAATATAACGAAGGAGGATGAACATGAATACCACTTCAGAATCAAAACAAATGTGGAGAAAGAAAAATGGCTGGGAGGTGCTGTGAAGATCAATGTCACTG AGCTCCATGTGAAGACTCCTCGTGAAGTgacggagggagagacagcagatCTGGCATGTACAACCACCTGCAGTCTGACTGACAGTCCAACATTCATCTGGTACAAAAATGGACGTCCTTTATCCTCAAATACAAACCCACTCCACCTGCAGTCAGTCAGCAGTGAGGACGCAGGCAGTTATAGGTGTGCTGTAAGAGGATATGAACATCTCCCCTCTCTACATCAAACTCTCACTGTCACAT ATCCTCCAAAGAATGTATCAGTGTCCAACAGTCCCTCTGGTGAAATAATGGAGGACAGTTCAGTGACTCTGACCTGCAGCAGTGATGCCAACCCACCTGTGCAGAACTACACCTGGTTTAAAGAAGGAGAAACCTCACCTGTAGGATCTGGACAGAGTTACAGCATCACTAACATCATTGCTGAACACACTGGACTGTACTACTGTGTAGCTCAGAATGAACATGGAGCTCTCAATGGAACTGTGACCATCACTGTTAAGA CAGGTCTCTTCTACATTTTGCCTATTGCTGTTGgaactgggctctgtggagttGTCCTTTCTGTCATGATAGTTTTATTGTTGAAGAGAGAAAGTTTAAGAAG ATGCAGGAATCAAAAGAGAAACACAGATGAACCTGATCATGAG TATGTTGGCTTCGACCCCCATCCTAAAGACCACACTTCCACGTCCAGCTGCCCTGTCTATGAGAATGTTGAA ACCATGAGGAAACACCATTATGAGAATCGTCACTGA